TAAATAAACAACTGACATTAGGTTGCATTGTGCGTAACGAGTTTACGGCTCAATCCATACACCTAGTTTACATAATATATATTATTCAAAGATGTGGAAAGCGAAACATAAAAGTAAGGAACTATCCGTGTTCTTCACCTTTGCGCTAATTGTGTCCGTATTGCAAGCACTACTGATGTGCTGCCTTCCTAATCAGTTATTAAATATATCAATCTGTGGTGAAATTAGATCCGTAGTTACTTTTACGTGTACTCGCTCTGATAATAAATTTAGAGAATCTATACTATATCCTTAGTCAGCTTTTGATGATGCTGATCTAAACTAGCGGCATTGTTATTTTAACTATTAACACTTTAATCTAAAATGCGCATTAACTGTAAGCATTGCTCGGTAGCTCTGTTGTAGCATTCGTACTGACATTTCAGCGTGAACGCCTAAACAACGGCACTTTGTGGCTCAGAAATACAAAAACAGCAACTACTAGACCTCAGTAGTTGCTGTTTTTTTGAAACATAATTGGTACTTTTTAAATATTATAGTGTTGGAAACAAAAAGTGAATTGCAACCAAGCCTAGTACTAACATTAGTGTGATTGCAACAACTTCACGCCATTGCAACAATACGCTGCCTTGGCGGCGAGCGATAAGCACACTAATGATTTCCAATAAAATTACGGGGGCAATTATTCTTAATAACATCAAATCCCTAATACTCCAATAAATGTGGTTTATTGAGTATAGCATGATTTTGCGCAAATCAAACATTACACTTATGTTAAAACTAAGTTAAGTCTATTGCGGAAAATTGGCCGTTAAGCGAAAGCTGCTTTTATTTGGTTAACCCGTAATTTTAAATCAGCTTCATTAGCCTGGGTTAAAGCCGATATCATTGCGACACCGGCAATCCCTGTTGCGGCAATCTTGGCGACGTCTGGTACATTAATCCCGCCAATAGCGACAATTGGTACATTAATCCCGCCAATAGCGACAATTGGTAAGTCAGTCTGATCTTGTAAGGCTAATAAGCCGGGAATCCCAATTGCGGGATCAGCATCGAGCTTGGTTTTAGTTGCATTGACTGGACCGCTGCCTAGATAATTAACACCAGTTAAATCGCCAGAATTTGCGAGCTGGGCGGGTGTGCTGACGGATAAGCCAACGAACATACCCTGTTGCTTTGCCCGGCGGACCACCTGCTGAATTTGCGTGTCAGATTGACCAACATGGATGCCATCAGCACCGATCGCAATTGCCAATTCTAAATCATCGTCAATGACTAGTGGGACGTGATATTGGCGCGTTAAGCTGCGCAGTTGCTGGGCAAGCGCCAGTTTTTCACCACGGGTTCGTTTGATTGGTCCCTTTTCGCGATACTGAAACATTGTGATACCGGCCTTTAGCGCCCGTTCGACGTAAGTGATTAAATCCTCACCAAGGGACATATTACTCGAACCTGCGACTAAATACACTTGTAACATCTGTGGTTCAAATTCAATCATCTTGCACCTCAATCCAGTGGTTTAACGGGCCGTGTCCATGCCCGACAATAATTTCAGTACTAATTGTCGCTACTAAATATGCTTTGGCGAGCTGGATTGCTACTGGTAGTGATTTACCGAGCGCAAGTTGACTTGCGATTGCGGCGGCAAATGTATCACCAGTTCCATGCGTGCGCTTAGTAGTAAACTTGCGGTCAGTCAACGTTAAGAACGTGCCATCGGCCATTAATACTACGTCAGTCAATTCAGCTTGTAGTAAGTGCCCGCCTTTGATGAGGACATTCTGCGCACCTTGTTTTTGTAACTTGTACGCGGCTTGCTGCATATCGGCGACACTATTAATTTGCATTTGCGTTAATACTTCGGCTTCGGGAATGTTCGGTGTGACCAGCGTTGCTAGCGGTAATAACTGGTCACGGACAGCTTCAATTGCGTCATCGGCAAGCAACTTTGCGCCCCCTTTGGCAACCATCACTGGATCAACAACAATCGGGCCAAAATTATATTTGCGCAATTCTTGGGCTACTAACCGCACATGGGACGCATCGCCCAACATACCAGTTTTAACCGCTTTAATCGCTAAATCATCTGCAATACTTGCAAATTGCTGGCTCACAAACGCTAGTGGCATTAACTCAACACCTTGCACGCCATATGTGTTTTGTGCGGTGACTGCAACTACAACCGTTGCTGGGTACACATGATGGGCAAATGCCGTCGCAACGTCTGCATTGATACCTGCACCCCCGCTTGAATCAATCCCAGCGACGGTCAAAATTTGCGGAAATTGTTGTTCGTTCATTTAACTAGCTCCCAATCACCAAATGCCTGTAATTTGCTTGGGGTCAATTGGTATAATTCATCGAGTAAATTAACGGCAAATGTGCCAGGTTTATTAGGGGCCGTCTGTGCGGCTAATTGGCCGGCAACACCCATTGCAAGGACTGCGGTAGCAACTGCATCAACATGGTTTTCGTGAGGTAAAACAAAGGCACCAATCAGCGAAGACAACATATCTCCTGACCCGACGTTTGTAGCTAATAACGGCGTGTTGTTATTGATGACATATGTCGTTTCACCATCAGTCACGACGTCTCGGGCCCCAGTTAGTGCGATAATGGCGCCGGTCTTGTGGGCAGCGGTTTTGGCAACTGTGACGACATCTATTTCACCAACCGCATCAATACCACGCGATTCAGCTGTGATATTAGCAAAATACGCAATTTCACTCGCGTTACCACGAATAATATCAATTTTGATTTTGCCGCGCAGTTCTTCGACTAATTTGCTGCGAAATGGGATATTTACGGCCACGGGATCAATGATTACTGGTCGTTGTAAACGGTTTGCTGCCGTACCTAAGGCAACTAATTCGGGCATATCATAAGCTGAGCCTTTGCCGGTACCGAGATTCAATGTGACGGCGTTGGCGATTGTGACCATGTCATCGGCTTCTAACGGTTCGAGGCTCATAATTGGTGAACCGCCAATCACATTCACGGCATTGGCAACAATTTGGGGTGTTACAAAGTTGGCAAAAGTCACAACCACCGGATTGGCTGCCCGCACGTTGTTCAAGATTTCGTAATTTAACATATTAGATGGCCTCCGCTTGCTGATAGATTGTATTTTCAAAAGTCCAAGTTTCTTGGTGGTAGACGGCATCCCAGAAGCGCCATTCGTATTCACAGCTTTGTAAAAATACCGTTTGGATTGTTTGGCGTTGTGCGGTAGTTAAGGATGCGGCGTGAAAATCGAGAATGCTGAATAATTCATCAGCTAATTCAGTCGTTAAGATTTCGGGATAGTCGCCGGCATAGACATGGAGCCATTTTTGTAATGCGGTTTCTTCGCCAACTTGTGGCGCTAACGTCTCACCAAAGACCCGATACGTCCATGCACACGGAATCAAAGCCGCGACTAGTGTGAGATAGTCATGCTGACCTGCCAATGCCAAATGGTTAAGATAGGCGGTGGTCGTGGGATTGGCTTTTCCAAGATCCAACTCATCTAAACTAGTGCCAGCAGCTGATAGTAACCAGTTGTGGGCCACACTCTCGCCAGTTGTCACCGCAACTAAGGGCGCAAAAATTGCTTGTTCGGCAATGTTGTCAGTCATCGTAAATGCCTGCGCGAAGCCTTTATCGTATTCGCTCAAATAATGTTCATCTTGTTGGACGTACGCAATTAAGCGGGCTGGTGAAATCGTACCAGCCACAACGTCTTGCAAAAATGGATGCGCTAAAATTGCATCGATAATCGGGTTAGCAGCTTCAATCAGTGAATCAGAAAATTTCATCGTGGTCTCCTATCTATTATGAAACAAGCGCAATTACATTTTGTAAATTGCCATAAAAAAAGATGCTAACCCGCGTATGAGTTAGCATCAAATAAGAGTTACTTTGATTAACCACTTTCCTACGCGAGTTTTAACTCAACAGGTTCAAGGGTCCCGGCCTAGCCGATCTCAGTGACGCATCGTCACACCCCTAGTGAAATATTTGTATATGAGCATAGAATAGCACGTCGCAAACTAATTGACAACTATCAATTTTGTGTCGTGTTTGGTATTTGCGTGTGGGACCACTACGTGTCTGGAAATTACTTGGCGCACCACGCTGGAAGCAAGACAATCCAGCCTGCAAGGCTAATCTAATCGCGTTAGGATTAG
This is a stretch of genomic DNA from Periweissella cryptocerci. It encodes these proteins:
- the thiM gene encoding hydroxyethylthiazole kinase — encoded protein: MLNYEILNNVRAANPVVVTFANFVTPQIVANAVNVIGGSPIMSLEPLEADDMVTIANAVTLNLGTGKGSAYDMPELVALGTAANRLQRPVIIDPVAVNIPFRSKLVEELRGKIKIDIIRGNASEIAYFANITAESRGIDAVGEIDVVTVAKTAAHKTGAIIALTGARDVVTDGETTYVINNNTPLLATNVGSGDMLSSLIGAFVLPHENHVDAVATAVLAMGVAGQLAAQTAPNKPGTFAVNLLDELYQLTPSKLQAFGDWELVK
- the thiD gene encoding bifunctional hydroxymethylpyrimidine kinase/phosphomethylpyrimidine kinase codes for the protein MNEQQFPQILTVAGIDSSGGAGINADVATAFAHHVYPATVVVAVTAQNTYGVQGVELMPLAFVSQQFASIADDLAIKAVKTGMLGDASHVRLVAQELRKYNFGPIVVDPVMVAKGGAKLLADDAIEAVRDQLLPLATLVTPNIPEAEVLTQMQINSVADMQQAAYKLQKQGAQNVLIKGGHLLQAELTDVVLMADGTFLTLTDRKFTTKRTHGTGDTFAAAIASQLALGKSLPVAIQLAKAYLVATISTEIIVGHGHGPLNHWIEVQDD
- the thiE gene encoding thiamine phosphate synthase; this encodes MIEFEPQMLQVYLVAGSSNMSLGEDLITYVERALKAGITMFQYREKGPIKRTRGEKLALAQQLRSLTRQYHVPLVIDDDLELAIAIGADGIHVGQSDTQIQQVVRRAKQQGMFVGLSVSTPAQLANSGDLTGVNYLGSGPVNATKTKLDADPAIGIPGLLALQDQTDLPIVAIGGINVPIVAIGGINVPDVAKIAATGIAGVAMISALTQANEADLKLRVNQIKAAFA